A single window of Paenibacillus sp. FSL H8-0537 DNA harbors:
- a CDS encoding Rpn family recombination-promoting nuclease/putative transposase, with amino-acid sequence MAELLDPRNDFLFKRIFGSEENHDVLLAFLNRTFAEAGKPPLTEIILLNPYTDKDSPRDKQSILDIRARTAEGELINVEMQLFNKYDTEKRTMFYWSKLYSGQLQEGQSYKLLKKCVTINILNYSFLPNDQYHSVFHLREERSGIPLIDDIELHFLELPKLDDRAVPVEHGGLVNWLLFLKGTHKFNWEVLTMNEPVLKKAMTTLEFLSQDAEARRLYEDRQKFLHDEASMIEGALAEGEARGEARGEARGVLQGEQKKALEVAKKLLALGVEISIIAAASGLSEAEIIALKKQG; translated from the coding sequence ATGGCTGAGCTTCTTGATCCACGTAATGATTTTTTGTTTAAACGAATATTCGGCAGTGAAGAAAACCACGATGTTTTGCTGGCTTTCTTGAACCGGACATTTGCAGAGGCTGGAAAGCCGCCGCTTACCGAAATTATTCTGCTTAATCCTTATACGGACAAGGACTCTCCACGAGATAAGCAATCCATTTTAGATATACGTGCGAGGACAGCAGAAGGCGAACTGATTAATGTGGAAATGCAACTGTTTAATAAATATGATACAGAGAAGCGAACCATGTTTTATTGGAGTAAGCTGTATAGTGGGCAATTGCAGGAAGGGCAATCCTACAAGTTGCTGAAAAAATGCGTAACCATTAATATATTGAATTATTCATTTCTGCCCAATGATCAATATCATAGTGTATTCCATCTGCGAGAAGAGCGTAGCGGCATCCCCCTCATTGACGATATCGAACTGCATTTCTTAGAGCTGCCAAAGCTGGATGATCGTGCAGTGCCCGTTGAACATGGCGGTCTAGTCAATTGGCTGCTTTTTCTTAAGGGTACGCATAAATTCAATTGGGAGGTGCTTACAATGAACGAACCGGTATTAAAGAAGGCCATGACTACATTAGAGTTTCTTAGCCAGGATGCTGAGGCTCGCAGATTATATGAAGACAGGCAGAAATTCCTTCATGATGAGGCATCTATGATTGAGGGAGCCCTTGCTGAAGGAGAAGCACGTGGAGAGGCACGCGGAGAAGCACGCGGAGTCCTTCAAGGCGAGCAAAAAAAAGCGCTAGAAGTTGCCAAGAAGCTTTTAGCACTCGGCGTTGAAATTTCCATTATTGCTGCGGCTTCCGGTTTATCAGAAGCTGAAATTATTGCGCTTAAGAAACAAGGGTAA
- the coaA gene encoding type I pantothenate kinase, giving the protein MPSVIERDMLMNPYMEFDRAAWSALRDHTPLPLTEDELGELKGLNDQVSLEEVEAIYLPLTHLLNLHIEAAERLRQASAAFLHMEAPKVPFVLGIAGSVAVGKSTTARLLQRLLSMHGSGRKVDLVTTDGFLYPKRVLEERGLMKRKGFPESYAVKTLMDFMGQIKSGNPHVEAPLYSHLTYDIIPGQYQLVEQPDVLIVEGINVLQVSKEAHSFVSDFFDFSIFVDAPETFIERWYVERFLMLRHTAFKNKDSYFHRYASLTDEEAVETAATIWKEINAVNLYDNILPTKRRAMLILQKDAQHRIQQIQLRK; this is encoded by the coding sequence ATGCCTTCTGTAATAGAAAGGGACATGTTGATGAACCCATATATGGAATTTGACCGCGCCGCTTGGTCGGCACTCCGTGATCATACCCCTCTGCCGCTCACGGAGGATGAACTGGGTGAACTGAAAGGCCTCAATGACCAAGTATCGCTTGAGGAGGTTGAGGCGATTTATTTGCCGCTTACCCATCTGCTGAACCTGCATATCGAAGCTGCTGAGCGGCTAAGGCAGGCTTCAGCTGCTTTTCTGCATATGGAGGCACCTAAAGTACCGTTTGTACTAGGCATAGCCGGCAGCGTAGCCGTAGGCAAAAGCACGACAGCGCGGCTGCTGCAGCGGCTGCTTTCCATGCATGGGAGTGGCCGCAAGGTCGATCTCGTTACGACAGACGGCTTCCTCTACCCCAAAAGGGTACTGGAGGAACGCGGGCTGATGAAGCGTAAAGGGTTTCCTGAAAGCTATGCCGTCAAGACGCTGATGGATTTTATGGGACAAATTAAATCGGGCAATCCCCATGTGGAGGCGCCGCTCTATTCTCATCTGACCTATGACATTATTCCCGGGCAATATCAGCTTGTCGAACAGCCGGATGTGTTGATTGTCGAAGGGATTAACGTTTTGCAGGTCAGTAAAGAAGCGCACTCTTTTGTAAGCGATTTTTTCGACTTCTCGATTTTTGTCGATGCGCCAGAAACGTTCATCGAGCGCTGGTATGTCGAACGATTTTTGATGCTGCGGCATACCGCTTTTAAGAACAAGGACTCCTACTTCCACCGCTATGCCAGCCTGACAGATGAAGAAGCTGTCGAGACAGCCGCAACGATCTGGAAGGAAATCAATGCCGTCAATTTGTACGATAATATTTTGCCGACGAAACGGCGGGCTATGCTGATACTGCAAAAGGATGCCCAGCATCGTATTCAGCAAATTCAATTGCGGAAATAG
- a CDS encoding glutamate-1-semialdehyde 2,1-aminomutase translates to MTIQRPRSEALYAEALEHIVGGVNSPSRSFKGVGGGAPVFMKRAEGAYFWDVDDNRYIDYLAAYGPIITGHAHPHITEAIVRAAQNGVLYGTPTELEVQLARMLKEAIPSMDKVRFVNSGTEAVMTTIRVARAFTKRSKIIKFAGCYHGHSDLVLVAAGSGPSTLGIPDSAGVPISIAQEVITVPFNDIPALKQALERFGHETAAVMVEPIVGNFGMVMPHEGYLEQLCALTREAGALVIYDEVISAFRFHYGSSQTFAAFPNQAAIEPDLTALGKIIGGGLPIGAYGGRRSIMEQVAPLGPAYQAGTMAGNPASISAGIACLEVLKSPGIYERMDRLAGQLAGGLKAAADKKGFALTINQIRGSFSAHFCNHPVTNYDEAQDTDGELFGRFFKLMLDQGINLAPSKYEAWFLTIAHTDEDIHATIEAAEHAFSKL, encoded by the coding sequence ATGACGATTCAAAGACCACGTTCCGAGGCGCTGTATGCCGAAGCGCTTGAGCATATTGTAGGCGGCGTCAACAGCCCTTCCCGTTCGTTCAAAGGTGTTGGCGGCGGTGCACCCGTATTTATGAAACGTGCCGAGGGCGCTTATTTCTGGGATGTCGACGACAATCGCTATATCGATTATTTGGCGGCGTACGGTCCCATTATTACGGGACATGCCCATCCGCATATTACCGAAGCGATTGTTCGCGCCGCGCAAAATGGCGTTTTGTATGGTACGCCGACCGAGCTTGAGGTTCAATTGGCACGCATGCTGAAGGAAGCGATTCCCTCTATGGATAAAGTGCGCTTCGTCAACTCTGGCACCGAGGCGGTGATGACGACCATTCGCGTCGCACGGGCGTTTACGAAACGCAGCAAAATTATTAAATTCGCCGGCTGCTACCATGGACATTCAGATCTAGTGCTCGTAGCAGCAGGCTCAGGTCCCTCAACACTTGGCATACCGGACAGCGCTGGCGTACCGATTAGCATTGCCCAAGAGGTCATTACGGTGCCTTTCAACGACATTCCGGCCTTGAAGCAGGCGCTTGAACGCTTCGGCCACGAGACGGCAGCCGTTATGGTAGAACCTATTGTTGGCAATTTCGGCATGGTAATGCCGCATGAAGGATATTTGGAGCAGCTTTGCGCTTTGACGCGTGAGGCAGGAGCGCTTGTCATTTATGACGAGGTCATTAGCGCATTCCGCTTCCATTACGGCTCCTCGCAAACGTTCGCTGCCTTCCCTAATCAAGCTGCTATTGAGCCGGATCTTACGGCGCTTGGCAAAATCATCGGCGGCGGGCTGCCGATCGGCGCTTATGGCGGACGCCGCAGCATTATGGAGCAGGTCGCACCGCTCGGCCCTGCTTATCAGGCCGGAACGATGGCCGGCAACCCCGCCTCCATTTCTGCGGGCATCGCCTGTCTGGAGGTATTGAAGTCGCCTGGCATTTATGAGCGTATGGATCGGCTTGCTGGGCAGCTGGCAGGAGGATTGAAAGCGGCAGCAGATAAAAAAGGCTTTGCGCTAACGATTAATCAAATTCGCGGATCATTTTCGGCCCATTTTTGCAATCATCCCGTTACGAATTACGATGAAGCGCAGGATACGGACGGCGAGCTGTTCGGTCGCTTCTTTAAGCTAATGCTCGATCAGGGCATTAATTTGGCACCTTCCAAATATGAAGCGTGGTTTCTGACCATCGCCCATACCGATGAAGATATTCATGCGACCATTGAAGCGGCGGAGCACGCTTTCAGCAAGCTTTAG
- a CDS encoding LCP family protein: MENRPKKAKLSKTWKWILTIVLILLGIGIAYAGYWIYGVYNATSDFNKPKEESRFSHFEDTGLEAPKWEGTERVNILLLGGDARGMDEGQIPRSDSMLVLSIDPTTKRAHLLSILRDTYVSIEGHGRGRINTAITLGKPELAMKTVSDLLGLNIQYYVYTDFEGFKSLIDTMGGITIDVEKDMRYTDNADGNRYDIDLKKGVQLLDGDKALQYVRFRHDAMSDFTRTERQRKFLQALAKELQSGWNILKMKEILESVSPYIETNLTTTDMLKLGQLGVDSHVAGTAQVPPMDMIADEEVGGASVLGVRNQDELKAYVDTLLESDDTLASPEASPGADGADASSSPGASATPSP, translated from the coding sequence ATGGAAAATCGGCCGAAGAAAGCTAAGCTATCAAAAACGTGGAAATGGATTCTGACAATTGTCCTTATTCTGCTGGGAATCGGTATTGCTTATGCAGGTTACTGGATTTATGGCGTTTATAATGCTACGTCGGATTTCAATAAACCTAAAGAGGAATCAAGATTCTCCCATTTTGAGGACACGGGGCTCGAAGCACCTAAATGGGAAGGAACAGAGCGTGTCAACATTTTGCTGCTGGGCGGCGATGCCCGTGGCATGGATGAAGGTCAAATTCCGCGTTCGGACTCTATGCTCGTTCTTTCTATAGACCCAACTACGAAGAGAGCGCATCTGTTATCTATACTCCGTGATACCTATGTCAGTATCGAAGGGCATGGACGGGGACGTATTAATACAGCCATCACACTAGGCAAGCCTGAGCTGGCAATGAAGACGGTCAGCGACTTGCTGGGACTCAACATTCAGTATTATGTCTATACGGATTTTGAAGGCTTTAAATCTTTAATTGATACAATGGGCGGCATCACGATCGATGTCGAGAAGGATATGCGTTATACCGACAATGCCGACGGCAACCGTTACGATATCGATTTGAAAAAGGGCGTTCAGCTGCTGGATGGCGACAAAGCGCTGCAATATGTACGCTTCCGCCATGATGCAATGAGCGACTTCACACGTACCGAGCGTCAACGCAAATTTCTGCAGGCTCTTGCCAAGGAACTGCAATCGGGCTGGAACATTCTTAAAATGAAAGAAATATTGGAGAGCGTCTCTCCGTATATTGAAACGAATTTAACGACCACAGACATGCTCAAGCTCGGACAGCTTGGAGTTGACAGCCATGTCGCTGGAACCGCACAGGTTCCGCCGATGGATATGATTGCTGATGAAGAGGTTGGCGGCGCTTCGGTGCTTGGCGTACGCAATCAGGATGAGCTTAAGGCCTATGTGGACACGCTGCTGGAAAGCGACGATACGCTCGCTTCGCCTGAGGCATCACCAGGTGCTGACGGCGCAGATGCCAGCAGCAGTCCTGGAGCATCGGCCACTCCATCCCCATAA
- a CDS encoding ABC transporter ATP-binding protein produces the protein MLAIDVKDLRKQFNVQKNREGLSGALKDLFKREYTEVTAVKDISFQIPQGEICGYIGENGAGKSTTIKMLTGILVPTSGDLRVNGYVPYKDREKFVAEIGVVFGQRSQLWWDIGVIESFQLLRKVYRVSEVDFRKRLNNLIERLELGDLLNRPVRKLSLGQRMRCELVASLLHNPSILFLDEPTIGLDIIVKTEIREFLKDLNREEGTTILLTTHDLQDIEALCSRVIMLDDGRIIYDGGLEDLKNRWSKGREIHFEFSTQTKLSTLQALTGELDVTWKMDNDLTATMWLPHAINVSDALSKVVGGAAIQDIKIVETNTDEIVREIYRSGSASTESEQQAALKETTVS, from the coding sequence ATGCTGGCAATAGATGTTAAGGATCTGCGCAAGCAGTTTAATGTGCAAAAAAACCGGGAAGGGCTGTCCGGGGCGCTGAAAGACCTGTTCAAACGCGAATATACGGAGGTTACAGCCGTAAAGGATATTTCTTTTCAAATCCCGCAAGGCGAAATCTGTGGCTATATCGGTGAAAATGGCGCAGGCAAATCGACAACTATTAAAATGCTGACCGGCATTTTAGTACCAACGTCGGGCGATTTGCGTGTCAACGGTTACGTTCCCTACAAGGACCGCGAAAAGTTTGTCGCTGAAATCGGAGTCGTCTTCGGACAGCGTTCGCAGCTATGGTGGGATATTGGGGTTATTGAGTCGTTTCAATTGCTGCGTAAAGTGTATCGTGTATCGGAGGTCGATTTCCGCAAGCGGCTGAACAATTTGATCGAGCGTCTTGAGCTTGGCGATTTGCTCAACCGTCCTGTCCGCAAGCTGAGCCTTGGCCAGCGAATGCGCTGTGAGCTTGTCGCTTCGCTGCTGCATAATCCGTCGATTTTATTTTTGGATGAGCCGACGATTGGTCTTGATATTATCGTCAAAACCGAAATTCGCGAATTTCTGAAGGATTTGAACCGTGAGGAAGGAACGACGATTTTGCTCACGACCCATGATTTGCAGGATATCGAGGCGCTATGCTCACGTGTCATTATGCTTGATGATGGTCGCATTATCTATGACGGCGGGCTGGAAGACTTGAAAAATCGCTGGAGCAAGGGGCGCGAAATTCACTTTGAGTTCAGTACGCAGACGAAGCTGTCGACGCTTCAAGCCTTGACTGGCGAGTTAGATGTAACTTGGAAAATGGACAATGATTTGACGGCAACGATGTGGCTGCCGCATGCGATCAATGTATCTGACGCCCTGTCCAAGGTTGTAGGCGGTGCGGCCATTCAAGATATTAAAATCGTGGAGACGAACACGGATGAAATCGTTCGTGAAATTTACCGCTCCGGCTCGGCTAGCACAGAATCAGAGCAGCAGGCAGCGCTTAAGGAGACGACGGTCTCATGA
- a CDS encoding ABC-2 family transporter protein gives MMGAYLDFIRIRFITMLAYRVNYYSGIVIYAINIGAYYFLWKAIFGEQQELAGFTVAQMTTYVAVSWMARAFYFNNLDREIANDIRDGSVATQMTRPYSYLLVKMMQGFGEGLFRLLLFMIPGMIIVCLIFPVKLPTDPMTWMIYLVMLLFSFLINSQINILTGLFAFFVENNEGMMRMKRVMVDLFSGVVVPIAFFPGWLAAIMKWLPFQAITYLPSSVFTGRTPGSEIAGVFGLQVVWFVVLLVPIWFTWRAARKRLFVQGG, from the coding sequence ATGATGGGCGCTTATCTGGATTTTATTCGCATCCGTTTTATTACGATGCTGGCATACCGCGTTAATTATTACAGTGGTATCGTTATTTATGCGATTAACATCGGGGCGTATTATTTTTTGTGGAAAGCGATTTTCGGGGAGCAGCAGGAGCTGGCGGGCTTTACCGTCGCCCAGATGACGACGTATGTCGCAGTATCGTGGATGGCGAGGGCGTTTTATTTTAACAATCTAGACCGCGAAATTGCGAATGACATTCGGGACGGCAGCGTCGCTACCCAAATGACCAGACCGTATTCCTATTTGCTCGTGAAAATGATGCAGGGCTTTGGCGAAGGCTTATTCCGCCTGCTGCTGTTCATGATTCCGGGCATGATTATCGTCTGCCTGATTTTTCCGGTGAAGCTGCCGACCGATCCCATGACTTGGATGATTTATTTAGTCATGCTGCTGTTCAGCTTTCTCATTAATTCACAAATCAACATTTTAACAGGGCTGTTTGCCTTCTTCGTTGAAAATAACGAGGGCATGATGCGGATGAAACGCGTAATGGTCGATTTATTTTCCGGCGTCGTCGTGCCGATTGCTTTTTTCCCGGGCTGGCTCGCAGCCATTATGAAATGGCTGCCGTTTCAGGCCATCACGTATTTGCCGAGCTCTGTTTTCACAGGCAGGACGCCGGGCAGCGAAATTGCTGGCGTGTTTGGCCTGCAAGTAGTATGGTTCGTCGTGCTGCTTGTGCCAATCTGGTTCACATGGCGGGCGGCGCGCAAGCGTCTGTTCGTGCAAGGAGGTTAA
- a CDS encoding ABC-2 family transporter protein, with protein sequence MLYAQLFWEYIKNYAKTRLTYRMDFWIEILSDMMFQFMNLIFILIVFRHTPSLGGWSEAEVVFVYGFFMIPYGIFSTFFSIWNFSERYIVKGEMDRILTRPAHNLFQVLLENVDPPSLIGSVVGAIIMFVCWGELGLPFHIMDIVLLAVFVIGAVLVYAGIYTALSAISFYSDAPTGIVPLMYNIQNYGRYPVNIYNKMIRFVLTWLLPFAFVGVIPASYFLEKKADDLSQLALLTPIVGLVFFTLGLLLWNHGVKRYRGAGS encoded by the coding sequence ATGCTGTACGCACAATTATTTTGGGAATATATTAAAAACTACGCGAAGACGCGGCTGACCTACCGAATGGATTTTTGGATCGAGATTTTGTCCGATATGATGTTCCAGTTCATGAATCTGATCTTCATATTAATAGTTTTTCGCCACACCCCATCGCTTGGTGGCTGGTCCGAGGCAGAGGTCGTGTTCGTATATGGCTTCTTTATGATTCCATATGGCATCTTCAGCACCTTTTTCAGCATCTGGAATTTCAGCGAGCGGTATATTGTCAAAGGAGAAATGGACCGGATTTTGACGCGTCCGGCACATAATTTGTTTCAGGTGCTGCTCGAAAATGTCGATCCGCCTTCCCTGATCGGCTCCGTCGTCGGAGCGATTATTATGTTCGTATGCTGGGGAGAGTTGGGATTGCCTTTCCACATCATGGATATTGTGCTGCTGGCGGTATTCGTTATTGGAGCCGTACTGGTGTATGCGGGAATTTACACGGCCTTGTCGGCGATATCCTTCTACTCGGATGCTCCGACCGGCATTGTGCCGCTCATGTACAATATTCAAAACTACGGACGTTACCCAGTTAACATTTACAATAAAATGATTCGTTTCGTGCTTACCTGGCTGCTGCCCTTTGCTTTTGTCGGCGTCATTCCCGCTTCATATTTTCTCGAAAAGAAAGCGGATGACCTGTCGCAGCTCGCATTGCTGACCCCAATCGTAGGCCTTGTGTTCTTCACGCTCGGTCTGCTGCTGTGGAACCATGGTGTGAAGCGTTATCGCGGTGCAGGCTCGTAA
- the bcp gene encoding thioredoxin-dependent thiol peroxidase, which produces MSTIEVGQAVPDFKLPASDGTQMSLSDYLGKKLVLYFYPKDNTPTCTDQACDFRDAYPGMVDRDAVVIGISPDSVKSHEKFIAKKELPFLLLADEEHKVCELFGVWQLKKLYGREYMGVVRSTFLIDAEGKLAREWRKVKVKGHVEQVIEALKEI; this is translated from the coding sequence ATGTCTACGATAGAAGTGGGACAAGCGGTGCCGGATTTTAAGCTTCCAGCATCGGATGGTACGCAGATGAGTCTGAGCGATTATTTAGGCAAAAAGCTTGTGCTTTATTTTTACCCGAAGGATAATACGCCGACCTGTACCGATCAGGCTTGTGATTTTCGCGATGCTTATCCAGGGATGGTAGACCGTGATGCGGTTGTCATTGGGATTAGTCCTGACAGCGTGAAGTCGCATGAGAAGTTTATTGCGAAGAAGGAGCTGCCGTTTCTGCTGCTCGCGGATGAGGAGCATAAGGTGTGCGAGCTGTTCGGTGTGTGGCAGCTTAAGAAGCTGTATGGCAGGGAATATATGGGCGTTGTACGCTCGACCTTCCTTATTGATGCCGAAGGCAAGCTTGCGCGCGAATGGCGCAAGGTGAAGGTGAAAGGGCATGTGGAGCAGGTGATAGAGGCTCTTAAAGAAATTTAA